In Balaenoptera musculus isolate JJ_BM4_2016_0621 chromosome 19, mBalMus1.pri.v3, whole genome shotgun sequence, one genomic interval encodes:
- the KLK4 gene encoding LOW QUALITY PROTEIN: kallikrein-4 (The sequence of the model RefSeq protein was modified relative to this genomic sequence to represent the inferred CDS: inserted 3 bases in 3 codons), producing MTMAGNPWGWFLGHLLFSATGSLAWGGGSHIINGEDCHPHSQPWQAALLLEKEFFCGGVLVPPQWXLSAAHCFQNSCTIGLGLHSLEDDQEPGGRMMAAHLSIQHPEYNRPSLANDLMLIKLEELVPQSDTIXHVSVASQCPTAGDSCLVSGWGRLANGRLPKVLQCVNISVVSEEICSELYAPVYHPSMFCAGGAQDQKDSCHGDSGGPLXCNRSLQGLVSFGQSPCDQPNVPSVYTNLCKFTDWIQKTIQAS from the exons ATGACCATGGCAGGAAACCCCTGGGGCTGGTTCCTGGGGCACCTCCTCTTCAGTGCCACag GATCCCTCGCCTGGGGTGGCGGCAGCCACATCATAAACGGCGAGGACTGCCACCCGCACTCGCAGCCTTGGCAGGCGGCACTGTTGTTGGAAAAGGAATTTTTCTGCGGGGGCGTCCTGGTGCCTCCTCAAT TGCTGTCAGCCGCGCACTGTTTCCAGAA TTCCTGTACCATCGGGCTGGGCCTGCACAGTCTCGAGGACGACCAAGAGCCAGGCGGTCGGATGATGGCGGCTCACCTCTCCATCCAGCACCCCGAGTACAACAGACCATCTCTTGCCAACGACCTCATGCTCATCAAGTTGGAAGAACTGGTGCCCCAGTCTGACACCA AGCACGTCAGCGTCGCCTCACAGTGCCCGACCGCTGGGGATTCTTGCCTCGTTTCCGGCTGGGGTCGGCTAGCCAATG GCCGACTGCCCAAAGTGCTCCAGTGCGTGAATATCTCAGTGGTGTCGGAGGAGATCTGCAGTGAACTCTACGCCCCCGTGTACCACCCCAGCATGTTCTGCGCTGGCGGAGCCCAGGACCAAAAGGACTCCTGCCAT GGTGACTCTGGGGGCCCCC TCTGCAACAGGTCCCTGCAGGGCCTTGTGTCCTTTGGACAATCCCCGTGTGACCAGCCCAACGTGCCAAGCGTCTACACCAACCTCTGCAAGTTCACAGACTGGATACAGAAAACCATCCAGGCCAGTTAA